A genomic stretch from candidate division WOR-3 bacterium includes:
- a CDS encoding complex I subunit 1 family protein gives MKILLLLGYWILVIIMGLLYMGIARKVTARIQNRYGPPFYQAFLDVLKLFSKRETASHGVMHSLGPVIAFAGISTTLLFLPLGKGAPILHFQGDLFVFLYLIVIGPLGMALGAGESNNPNATIGIARALSLMLGYEIILFMATLPVFVHFKTASIYEVILKQGAFPNWAGIKFPLSMLGGLIALQGLLGEKPFDQPIAPHEIASGPMVEYGGKYLGLLQLWHAVGIIVETGLFIDVFFGPQNILWFFLGTFIAFMLAVVINAVMPRFRIEQAIRFYWGVPLLLVVLGILQYYLWR, from the coding sequence ATGAAGATTTTATTACTCCTTGGGTACTGGATTCTGGTGATCATTATGGGCCTTTTGTATATGGGAATTGCCCGTAAAGTAACGGCAAGGATCCAGAATCGTTATGGACCCCCTTTCTATCAAGCGTTCCTCGATGTTCTCAAGCTCTTTTCTAAGAGGGAAACCGCATCTCACGGTGTTATGCATTCCCTTGGACCTGTGATTGCCTTTGCAGGTATTTCTACCACCCTCCTTTTCCTTCCACTGGGAAAGGGCGCTCCCATTCTCCACTTTCAAGGGGATCTGTTTGTATTTCTCTATCTTATAGTTATTGGACCCCTTGGTATGGCCCTTGGAGCAGGCGAGTCTAACAACCCTAATGCAACCATTGGAATTGCAAGGGCTCTCTCCCTCATGCTGGGCTACGAAATTATTCTCTTTATGGCGACTTTACCCGTTTTTGTGCACTTTAAGACTGCTTCAATTTACGAAGTTATCCTTAAACAAGGTGCATTTCCCAATTGGGCGGGCATAAAATTTCCTCTCTCAATGTTGGGTGGCCTTATAGCATTGCAAGGACTCCTGGGTGAGAAACCCTTTGATCAGCCCATCGCACCCCATGAAATAGCCTCCGGTCCAATGGTGGAGTATGGCGGAAAATACCTTGGCCTTCTTCAACTCTGGCATGCAGTAGGTATAATTGTGGAGACTGGGTTATTCATCGATGTCTTCTTTGGTCCACAGAACATCCTGTGGTTCTTCTTAGGGACCTTTATTGCCTTTATGCTGGCAGTGGTAATTAATGCGGTTATGCCAAGGTTTAGAATTGAACAGGCCATTAGATTTTACTGGGGAGTTCCCCTTTTACTCGTTGTTCTTGGGATTCTTCAATATTACCTCTGGAGGTGA
- a CDS encoding NADH-quinone oxidoreductase subunit D, whose product MSRVREFDFEYFIGPAHPGVTGNMSYHIWAEGDTIVQIEPNLGYLHRAFEKLIERRMWLKNFPLIPRICVPDPDVNEVLYAMAIEKLMGIEAPLRAQYLRVFMLEMSRMASYLFYFGGVAGALGLYTLPNWSIGDRDYILDRFEEISGHRIYHIYQTIGGVRRDIPDPGYKDRVMELMDYLEKRLKDYDKVFFEHPIFKKRAKGVGVVDKETALKFSVTGPNLRAAGVPYDVRKVEPYLVYDRLEFNVPQVFTDGDVYSRVMQRRLEFEESIKIVRQVMENLPEGPVNIKLRNPFEIRVPEGEIYVKVESSKGEYGFYLVSDGDVKPYRLHVRGPSFSHGLQLVRHIGPGTNIADISPILFSLDICPPDAER is encoded by the coding sequence ATGAGTAGAGTGAGAGAGTTCGATTTTGAATATTTCATTGGACCTGCCCATCCGGGTGTCACCGGAAATATGAGTTACCATATCTGGGCAGAAGGGGATACCATTGTTCAGATAGAACCAAATTTAGGTTATCTTCATAGGGCTTTCGAAAAATTGATTGAGAGGAGGATGTGGCTTAAGAACTTCCCTTTGATTCCCAGAATTTGCGTGCCTGACCCCGATGTCAACGAAGTCCTTTATGCTATGGCGATTGAGAAACTTATGGGTATCGAGGCTCCTTTAAGGGCACAGTATTTAAGGGTGTTTATGTTAGAGATGTCGAGAATGGCTTCCTACCTCTTCTACTTCGGCGGCGTGGCAGGTGCCTTGGGGCTCTATACTTTACCCAACTGGTCAATTGGTGACAGGGACTATATTCTCGACCGTTTTGAGGAAATTTCTGGTCACAGGATTTACCACATTTACCAAACCATTGGAGGCGTGAGAAGGGATATCCCCGATCCGGGTTATAAGGACAGGGTAATGGAGCTTATGGATTACCTTGAGAAGAGACTAAAAGATTATGACAAAGTCTTCTTTGAGCATCCCATTTTCAAGAAAAGGGCAAAGGGAGTAGGGGTTGTCGATAAGGAAACCGCCCTTAAGTTTAGCGTTACCGGTCCCAATTTGAGGGCGGCTGGAGTACCTTATGATGTAAGGAAGGTAGAACCTTATCTTGTCTATGATAGGTTAGAGTTTAATGTTCCACAGGTATTTACTGATGGCGATGTCTATTCAAGGGTGATGCAGAGAAGGTTGGAGTTTGAAGAGTCAATAAAGATCGTGAGGCAAGTGATGGAGAATTTGCCAGAAGGTCCTGTAAACATAAAGCTCAGGAATCCTTTCGAGATCAGGGTGCCCGAGGGTGAAATCTATGTGAAGGTTGAATCATCGAAGGGTGAGTACGGATTTTACTTAGTATCGGATGGTGATGTTAAGCCTTACAGACTTCACGTAAGGGGACCAAGCTTTTCCCATGGATTGCAACTGGTAAGACACATCGGACCTGGAACAAACATTGCGGATATTTCACCCATTTTGTTCAGTCTTGATATTTGTCCACCAGATGCAGAGAGGTGA
- a CDS encoding NADH-quinone oxidoreductase subunit C, with amino-acid sequence MEEKVVEELKNILGNLGEVWIQREKRVYAKVPKNLVLPLLAFLKDKGFHQLTAITCVDWLKKGKFELIYNLFSLNYEGVHVFIKTELERDKETMSSAIEIYPMAFDYEREIHEMFGIVFEGHPRLDNFILEDWDGPPPMRKDFDTAKYVEEKYGVKDYTEELWKRKEQPYREEKDE; translated from the coding sequence ATGGAAGAGAAAGTTGTTGAAGAATTGAAGAATATCCTGGGAAACCTCGGAGAAGTCTGGATTCAAAGGGAAAAGAGGGTTTATGCAAAGGTACCAAAGAACCTTGTCCTTCCCCTTTTGGCCTTTCTGAAAGATAAAGGTTTTCATCAGCTGACTGCCATTACCTGTGTGGATTGGCTCAAAAAAGGGAAATTTGAACTTATTTACAACCTTTTCAGTTTAAATTACGAAGGTGTTCATGTTTTCATCAAGACAGAGCTTGAGCGGGACAAAGAAACAATGTCATCGGCCATTGAAATTTATCCGATGGCCTTCGATTACGAGAGGGAAATCCACGAAATGTTTGGAATCGTCTTTGAAGGGCATCCAAGGCTTGATAATTTCATCCTTGAGGACTGGGATGGTCCACCTCCTATGAGGAAGGATTTTGATACTGCAAAGTATGTCGAAGAAAAGTACGGTGTGAAGGACTATACTGAGGAGTTATGGAAACGCAAGGAACAGCCCTACAGGGAGGAGAAAGATGAGTAG
- a CDS encoding NADH-quinone oxidoreductase subunit B family protein gives MGLFKISQGRSLWMVHFCTGCGAVEMPPTMTSRFDMERFGIAPMATPRQADVLLITGYLTVKTLKRVIMVYEQMPTPRYVIGFGSCTVNGGIYWDSYNVIKNLDLYIPVDLYIFGCMPRPESILDAFLKLRKMIEEGKANKWKDYIERYDWYKQNQAKLFDVNKWRVQK, from the coding sequence ATGGGACTTTTTAAAATTTCTCAAGGAAGATCTTTGTGGATGGTACATTTCTGCACGGGATGCGGGGCGGTAGAGATGCCCCCAACGATGACCTCTCGATTTGATATGGAGAGGTTTGGTATTGCTCCGATGGCTACCCCCAGGCAGGCTGATGTTCTCCTCATTACGGGTTATCTTACTGTTAAAACGCTAAAAAGGGTAATTATGGTATACGAACAAATGCCAACTCCAAGATATGTGATAGGCTTTGGCTCCTGTACTGTTAATGGTGGAATTTACTGGGATTCCTACAATGTCATCAAGAATCTTGATCTTTACATTCCCGTTGACCTCTACATCTTTGGTTGTATGCCACGCCCTGAGTCTATCCTTGACGCTTTTCTTAAGTTGAGAAAGATGATTGAAGAGGGTAAGGCCAATAAGTGGAAAGATTACATTGAACGATACGACTGGTACAAGCAAAATCAGGCGAAGCTTTTTGATGTAAACAAATGGAGAGTACAAAAATGA